From the genome of Segatella hominis, one region includes:
- a CDS encoding sugar MFS transporter translates to MSTEQKKITDRKYFVPFVLITSLFFLWGFARAILDVLNKHFQNALHISITHSSLIQVTTYLGYFLMAIPAGIFINRYGYRRGVVFGLILFGAGSLLFIPGAAMGSFSAFLLCLFIIGCGLVFLETAANPYVTELGAKETATSRLNLSQSFNGLGSLFATFCVGQFLFNNTEEGGNVVVPYTILGILVLLIALVFSRVHLPEIKHEVTAEDEAKGSNIGKLFAHHGMFVFGLLALLCYEIAEISINSYFINFVTGMRWMDDRTASLVLTVALGFFMVGRFLGSWIMRRVAATTMLLICAAGSVVCIGLVLCDLGVVSLVALVGNYLFEAIMFPTIFAIALTGLGNLTKSASSLLMMTPIGGCGFLLMGLIADTTHVTLPFIVPFISFVIVLAFAVREYKIAQKS, encoded by the coding sequence ATGTCAACAGAACAAAAGAAAATTACAGACAGAAAGTATTTCGTACCTTTTGTATTAATCACGTCGCTCTTCTTCTTGTGGGGCTTCGCTCGTGCCATTCTGGATGTACTCAACAAGCATTTCCAGAATGCTTTGCATATTAGTATTACGCATTCTTCGCTGATTCAGGTAACCACTTATTTGGGTTATTTCCTGATGGCGATTCCAGCAGGTATCTTTATTAATAGGTATGGGTATCGCCGTGGTGTCGTATTCGGATTGATTCTTTTCGGAGCAGGTTCCTTGCTGTTCATTCCTGGCGCAGCGATGGGCAGTTTTTCTGCTTTTCTGCTATGTTTGTTTATCATCGGTTGTGGTCTTGTCTTTCTTGAGACGGCTGCCAATCCGTATGTTACAGAATTGGGTGCCAAGGAGACGGCAACGAGTCGTCTGAATCTCTCGCAGTCATTTAATGGTTTAGGAAGTCTTTTCGCTACCTTTTGCGTCGGTCAGTTTCTGTTCAATAATACAGAAGAAGGCGGTAATGTAGTGGTGCCTTATACCATATTGGGTATTCTCGTGCTATTGATAGCGCTCGTCTTTTCGCGTGTTCATTTGCCAGAAATAAAGCATGAAGTAACTGCCGAGGATGAGGCTAAGGGTAGTAATATCGGCAAACTCTTTGCGCATCATGGTATGTTTGTCTTCGGTCTGTTGGCACTTTTATGCTATGAGATTGCAGAAATTTCCATCAATTCCTATTTCATCAATTTCGTAACAGGAATGCGCTGGATGGATGACCGTACGGCATCCCTGGTGCTGACTGTAGCTTTGGGATTCTTTATGGTGGGACGTTTCTTAGGCAGTTGGATTATGCGCCGGGTGGCAGCCACTACGATGTTGCTCATCTGTGCAGCTGGTAGTGTTGTCTGTATCGGCTTGGTGCTTTGTGATTTAGGGGTTGTTTCCTTAGTCGCATTGGTAGGCAACTATCTTTTTGAAGCGATTATGTTTCCTACGATATTTGCCATTGCTTTGACAGGTTTGGGCAATCTTACCAAATCAGCATCTTCCTTGCTGATGATGACCCCGATAGGTGGCTGTGGCTTCCTGCTGATGGGTCTGATAGCCGACACTACTCATGTTACTTTGCCATTTATCGTACCATTTATCAGTTTTGTAATAGTATTAGCTTTTGCAGTTCGTGAATACAAAATTGCTCAAAAGAGCTAA
- a CDS encoding class II fructose-bisphosphate aldolase: MAVDYKKIGLVNTKEMFARAIKGGWAVPAFNFNNLEQLQAIIQASSNLKSPVILQVSKGARKYANPTLLRYLAEGAVEYAKELGCNHPEIVLHLDHGDSFETCKSCVDFGFSSVMIDGSALPYEENIALTKKVVDYAHQFGVTVEGELGVLAGVEDDVVAEESHYTKPEEVVDFATRTGVDSLAISIGTSHGAYKFKPEQCTRDPKTGHLVPPPLAFDVLAAVEEQLPGFPIVLHGSSSVPQEYVDIINKFGGKLPDAVGIPEEQLTKASESAVCKINIDSDSRLAFTAGVRETLALHPEYFDPRQYCGKAREYMVDLYSHKIKDVLHSDNKLANLD, encoded by the coding sequence ATGGCAGTAGATTACAAGAAAATCGGTCTTGTGAACACTAAGGAAATGTTTGCAAGAGCTATCAAGGGCGGTTGGGCCGTTCCTGCTTTCAACTTCAACAACTTGGAGCAGTTGCAGGCTATCATCCAGGCTTCTTCTAACTTGAAGTCACCAGTTATCCTCCAGGTATCTAAGGGTGCTCGTAAGTATGCTAACCCTACTTTGCTCCGTTACTTGGCAGAGGGTGCTGTAGAGTATGCAAAGGAGTTGGGTTGCAACCATCCTGAGATCGTTCTCCACCTCGATCACGGTGATAGCTTCGAGACATGTAAGAGCTGTGTAGATTTCGGCTTCTCTTCTGTAATGATCGACGGTTCTGCACTTCCATACGAGGAGAACATTGCATTGACAAAGAAGGTTGTTGACTACGCTCATCAGTTCGGTGTAACTGTAGAGGGTGAGCTCGGTGTCCTCGCTGGTGTTGAGGATGACGTAGTTGCTGAGGAGTCTCACTATACAAAGCCTGAGGAGGTTGTTGATTTCGCTACACGTACAGGTGTTGATTCATTGGCTATCTCTATCGGTACATCTCACGGTGCTTACAAGTTCAAGCCAGAGCAGTGTACACGTGACCCTAAGACTGGTCACCTCGTTCCTCCTCCATTGGCATTCGACGTATTGGCAGCAGTTGAGGAGCAGCTTCCTGGTTTCCCTATCGTTCTCCACGGTTCTTCTTCAGTTCCTCAGGAGTATGTTGATATCATCAACAAGTTCGGTGGTAAGTTGCCAGATGCAGTTGGTATCCCAGAGGAGCAGTTGACTAAGGCTTCTGAGAGCGCTGTTTGCAAGATCAATATCGACTCTGACTCTCGTCTTGCTTTCACAGCAGGTGTTCGTGAGACATTGGCTCTTCACCCAGAGTACTTCGACCCACGTCAGTACTGCGGTAAGGCTCGTGAGTACATGGTTGATCTCTATAGCCACAAGATCAAGGATGTTCTTCATTCTGACAACAAGTTGGCTAACCTCGACTAA
- a CDS encoding DUF5106 domain-containing protein, which yields MRYRIIIITALVFSLNILQAIGQNRSFVYPVMPDSLKSVEQRLNYLGLHYWDNFDFKDTLQLSNANISEQGFVNFIDLIPHFTPTTAEQSVHIFASKAFGSPKSKDKFESLIEHYLGNPKSPMRNDHTYLLFIKDIIASPCIDDVEKERWTFKYKQTNKNLPGNTAIDFKWKDEKGMRHQLNEYKNQKVILYFYDPDCENCHKITAWLNKQTIPEDIQLLRIHADDKISDLYSLRAMPTIYLLDKNNKVILKDCSPELLISEINKK from the coding sequence ATGAGATATCGAATTATTATTATCACCGCATTGGTGTTCTCATTGAACATTCTGCAAGCTATCGGACAAAACCGCTCGTTTGTCTATCCTGTGATGCCCGACTCTCTCAAATCCGTAGAACAACGGCTCAATTATCTGGGTCTCCATTATTGGGACAATTTTGACTTCAAGGATACCTTGCAACTTAGCAATGCCAATATCTCAGAACAAGGATTTGTCAATTTCATCGATCTCATTCCTCATTTTACCCCAACTACCGCAGAGCAGAGTGTGCATATCTTTGCTTCAAAAGCTTTTGGGAGCCCGAAGAGTAAAGACAAATTCGAGAGCCTCATCGAACACTATCTGGGTAATCCGAAGTCGCCTATGAGGAACGACCACACATACCTCCTTTTCATAAAAGATATAATAGCCTCACCATGCATAGATGATGTGGAAAAAGAAAGATGGACTTTTAAATACAAGCAGACCAATAAAAACCTGCCCGGCAATACGGCTATTGACTTCAAATGGAAGGATGAAAAAGGAATGAGACATCAGTTGAACGAATATAAGAATCAGAAAGTAATTCTCTATTTCTATGATCCTGACTGCGAGAATTGTCATAAGATTACTGCATGGCTTAACAAACAGACCATACCGGAGGATATCCAACTCCTAAGAATTCATGCAGATGATAAAATCAGTGATTTATATAGCTTACGCGCTATGCCAACCATTTATCTGTTGGACAAGAATAATAAGGTTATACTAAAGGACTGTTCACCTGAGCTATTAATCAGTGAAATTAACAAAAAATAA